From the genome of Halomonas sp. I5-271120, one region includes:
- the glcE gene encoding glycolate oxidase subunit GlcE yields the protein MSEKYVSPRDQDASAELGEQIRQADAAGSPLRIVGGDTRGFYGRTMDGTPLSLAAHRGITHYDPVELVVSVRAGTPLAELEAALEAEGQMLGCEPPRFGEGSTVGGMIATGLSGPRRPWAGAVRDFVLGTRVIDRAGCELRFGGEVMKNVAGYDLSRLMVGAQGTLGVVSEVSMKVLPKPAASASLHLDMPLEKALDRLTEWGRQPLPITAAAYAAGALHLRLEGGASSVAATRERLGGDELKDGFWQALRDLSLPFFNQDSRPLWRLSLPNHTPPLSLAGETLFDWAGAQRWLKSDADPEEIRAAASSAGGHASCLTPGTAEPFTPLAPVIAKYHRRLKAELDPNGIFNPGRLYGDF from the coding sequence ATGTCTGAGAAATACGTATCACCCCGCGATCAGGACGCGAGCGCAGAACTTGGCGAGCAGATCCGCCAGGCAGATGCCGCTGGCTCGCCGTTGAGAATCGTCGGTGGCGACACCCGGGGTTTTTACGGCCGAACGATGGACGGCACGCCACTGTCGCTGGCCGCCCATCGCGGTATCACCCACTATGACCCGGTAGAGCTCGTCGTTTCGGTACGTGCCGGCACGCCGCTCGCGGAGCTAGAGGCAGCGCTTGAAGCAGAAGGCCAGATGCTCGGCTGCGAACCGCCTCGCTTCGGTGAGGGAAGCACCGTCGGCGGCATGATCGCCACCGGGCTATCCGGCCCGCGCCGTCCCTGGGCCGGCGCGGTGCGCGACTTCGTGCTCGGCACCCGCGTAATCGATCGCGCCGGCTGCGAGCTGCGCTTCGGCGGAGAGGTGATGAAGAACGTCGCCGGCTACGATCTGTCGCGGCTGATGGTCGGTGCCCAGGGCACCCTCGGTGTCGTCAGCGAGGTGTCGATGAAGGTGCTGCCCAAGCCCGCCGCAAGTGCCAGCCTGCACCTGGACATGCCGCTGGAGAAAGCCCTGGACCGGCTCACCGAATGGGGCCGCCAGCCGCTGCCGATCACCGCTGCGGCCTACGCAGCCGGCGCCCTGCACCTGCGCCTGGAGGGCGGCGCCAGCTCGGTGGCCGCGACCCGCGAGCGCCTCGGCGGCGACGAGCTCAAGGACGGCTTCTGGCAGGCGCTGCGCGACCTGAGCCTGCCCTTCTTCAACCAAGACTCACGCCCTCTGTGGCGGCTGTCATTGCCCAACCATACCCCGCCGCTTTCACTGGCCGGAGAAACGCTCTTCGATTGGGCCGGCGCCCAGCGCTGGCTGAAGAGCGACGCCGATCCCGAGGAGATTCGCGCCGCCGCCAGCAGCGCCGGCGGCCACGCCAGCTGCCTGACGCCCGGAACAGCCGAGCCCTTCACGCCGCTGGCCCCGGTCATCGCCAAGTACCACCGTCGGCTCAAGGCCGAACTCGACCCGAACGGGATCTTCAACCCTGGCCGCCTCTACGGCGACTTCTGA